A region of Sulfurovum sp. DNA encodes the following proteins:
- a CDS encoding agmatine deiminase family protein, which translates to MRRLPAEWEKQRCVLMSFPHKQTDWYNLDDPKSLDEALSPFIRIAQAIAYKEPVYIICKDTKYTADMFCSTHNMIFWELATNDTWIRDYGYIGIEEDREKKLLDFAFDGWGGKFDAEFDNAVNRAFYKTGLMGTTPLQSIDFVLEGGSIESDGEGTILTTSQCLCNPNRNKGLTKTEVEIKLHEYLGTKRVLWLDHGHLIGDDTDSHIDTLARFIDKKTIAYVRCDNKEDEHYETLMAMEAQLQTFRTVENKPYTLVPLPMCEAKYNSEGNRLPATYANFLITNDALVYPTYCDRHDKMVGALFKTLFPGKEIIPVNCLKLIEQGGSLHCSTMQVAF; encoded by the coding sequence ATGAGAAGGCTTCCTGCCGAATGGGAAAAACAGCGTTGTGTACTCATGAGTTTTCCCCATAAGCAGACCGATTGGTACAACCTAGATGACCCAAAATCACTCGATGAAGCGCTGTCACCATTCATTCGCATTGCTCAAGCAATTGCCTATAAAGAGCCAGTTTACATTATTTGTAAAGATACAAAATATACTGCTGATATGTTCTGCTCCACTCATAATATGATTTTTTGGGAACTTGCCACCAATGATACATGGATACGTGATTATGGTTATATTGGTATCGAAGAAGATAGGGAGAAAAAATTGCTTGACTTTGCCTTTGATGGTTGGGGTGGAAAATTTGATGCAGAATTTGATAATGCCGTCAATAGAGCATTTTACAAAACAGGGTTGATGGGTACAACACCCTTGCAATCCATTGATTTTGTATTAGAGGGAGGTTCCATAGAGAGTGATGGTGAAGGTACCATATTGACAACATCACAATGCTTATGCAATCCTAATCGTAATAAAGGACTAACAAAAACAGAGGTAGAAATAAAGCTACACGAATATCTTGGTACCAAGCGGGTGCTATGGCTTGATCATGGTCACCTTATTGGAGACGATACTGATAGCCATATTGATACTCTTGCACGCTTTATTGACAAAAAAACCATTGCCTATGTTAGATGTGATAACAAAGAGGATGAACACTATGAAACGCTTATGGCAATGGAGGCGCAACTTCAGACATTTCGTACAGTAGAGAACAAGCCCTATACACTTGTACCGTTACCAATGTGTGAAGCTAAATATAATAGTGAAGGAAACCGGCTTCCTGCAACGTATGCTAATTTTCTCATTACCAATGACGCACTTGTCTATCCTACTTACTGCGACAGACATGATAAAATGGTTGGAGCACTGTTTAAAACCCTCTTTCCCGGTAAAGAGATTATTCCTGTTAACTGTCTTAAGCTTATTGAACAGGGTGGCAGTTTGCACTGCTCTACTATGCAAGTTGCCTTTTAG
- a CDS encoding carbon-nitrogen hydrolase, translating into MKTALIQQKYYGTKEETIKVTIDKIAKVATKGVELVVLQELHQNEYFCQSENVAFFDYAESFEEDVALWGSVAKIYSIVLVVSLFEKRTAGIYHNTAVVFEKDGSVAGTYRKMHIPDDPGYYEKFYFTPGDIGFEPINTSVGRLGVLICWDQWYPEAARIMALKGADVLIYPTAIGYLECPKDRLDEFCEKENTSKEKQKMRDAWMSVQRGHAIANSIPVITVNRVGNEKDSSGILEGICFWGNSFVFGSQGEFLAHAGEKEEILMVDIDLEVSKEVRKIWPFLRDRRIESYGCLQERFCDKKM; encoded by the coding sequence ATGAAAACAGCATTGATACAACAGAAGTATTACGGAACCAAAGAAGAGACTATTAAAGTTACTATTGACAAAATAGCCAAGGTGGCAACTAAAGGTGTAGAGCTTGTTGTATTACAAGAGCTACACCAAAACGAATACTTTTGTCAAAGTGAGAATGTAGCCTTTTTTGACTATGCTGAAAGTTTTGAGGAAGATGTAGCACTTTGGGGTAGTGTTGCAAAAATATATAGCATTGTGTTGGTTGTCTCACTTTTTGAAAAACGTACAGCAGGCATATATCACAATACTGCCGTAGTCTTTGAAAAGGATGGTAGTGTTGCAGGCACATACCGCAAAATGCACATTCCAGATGATCCTGGTTATTATGAAAAGTTTTACTTCACCCCTGGCGATATAGGTTTTGAACCCATCAATACCAGTGTGGGAAGGTTGGGTGTTTTGATTTGCTGGGATCAGTGGTATCCTGAAGCGGCACGCATTATGGCACTTAAGGGTGCAGATGTGCTTATTTACCCTACTGCCATTGGCTATTTAGAGTGCCCTAAAGACCGTCTTGATGAGTTTTGCGAAAAAGAGAATACCTCCAAAGAGAAACAGAAGATGCGCGATGCATGGATGAGTGTTCAAAGAGGCCATGCTATTGCTAACAGCATCCCGGTTATTACCGTTAACCGTGTGGGGAATGAAAAAGATAGCTCCGGTATTCTTGAGGGTATATGCTTTTGGGGTAACAGCTTTGTCTTTGGATCTCAGGGTGAGTTTCTTGCTCATGCAGGAGAGAAGGAGGAGATACTCATGGTTGATATTGACCTTGAAGTATCTAAAGAAGTACGTAAGATTTGGCCTTTTTTGAGGGATAGGCGCATAGAGAGCTACGGATGCCTACAGGAGCGTTTTTGTGATAAAAAAATGTAA